One window of Pseudochaenichthys georgianus chromosome 18, fPseGeo1.2, whole genome shotgun sequence genomic DNA carries:
- the LOC117463416 gene encoding uncharacterized protein encodes MLRRESDSRGLFSSGETSDNDCVMGASCGEVGVACLCEIGPCTLYPEAHTPTPDTRLCEHCGKNRVMITRYSEGYGTEEECVLSDPQGESDADADIEDTDCRLQEPGSLQRISSRRRKRPRVARQDTTESEDDGGRSHQTHRWNLRLSPDRADSRTILEESISQVRPLVICRPNVERRQTPGELPRGSKCLMSLWPASLSLPLTLLLLLPLSLSLVIVIVSFLLPWARA; translated from the exons ATGCTGCGGAGGGAATCTGACTCCCGTGGTCTCTTTTCCTCGGGAGAGACGTCTGACAATGACTGTGTG ATGGGGGCGAGttgcggagaggtgggtgtagCGTGTCTGTGCGAGATCGGTCCCTGTACACTTTATCCAGAAGCACACACACCTACGCCG GACACACGCCTGTGTGAACACTGTGGAAAGAACAGAGTCATGATAACCAGGTACTCCGAGGGATACGGAACGGAG GAGGAGTGTGTGTTGTCAGACCCTCAGGGGGAGAGTGATGCAGATGCTGATATAGAGGACACAGATTGCAG ACTGCAGGAGCCAGGTTCTCTGCAGCGAATCAGCTCGCGCAGACGAAAGCGTCCACGGGTGGCGCGGCAAGACACCACGGAGAGCGAGGACGACGGGGGGCGGAGCCACCAAACACACCGCTGGAACCTCAGGCTCAGCCCCGACAGAGCAGACAGCCGGACCATACTGGAG GAGAGCATATCACAGGTCAGGCCACTGGTCATCTGCCGGCCGAACGTCGAGAGGCGACAGACTCCGGGCGAACTTCCCCGAGGCTCCAAATGTCTGATGTCTCTATGGCCAgcttccctctctctccctctcaccctcctcctcctgctgcctctctccctctctctcgtcATTGTGATCGTGTCTTTCCTTCTGCCGTGGGCTCGCGCTTGA
- the LOC117464073 gene encoding kelch-like protein 33 isoform X2, producing the protein MAVVATLCLVGKDLTEAEEIEEEQKEEYREAKDAEEKGRYEVDDEVDDEVDAEEDRQLRKGVLVEEKNDGEEEQQEQSREHVRIIEGDNVEQNQEGSSRGHKTVNEENECCNFDRKKKEEKGKKLTAEEETRFQVDQEKLQKDKAGSTVDEDAEHANYEDVVKIYCNGDHPTNLFRTLTEFRDSSLLTDLILSTEDGKTFNIHSPVLAAVCSYIRERLIQRNVHRVDESKEPSVGVQRCMSMSLGPEVDHVGLKAVVEFAYTGRISCLNMNTLHQIKMAAQSLGAPRVLDLCKEVEEKSTKTEGQKKEVKMSAAEEMKISLQSIERLCMERVGCDVILEAPGGSFHELEVLIDCSYSGTLPLSWTCVFEITCTALQLQYQPALSLCLNFLRQEINPHSCLDVASFAEAYEMPQLLEVADDFVLLNFQKVACVSKLNDLSAKKLLKYLKSPSLCVSSELAVFKAVVAWIEANPKTRLPFAKRLMKNINFPLMTVEEFKEFKYLTMWSDHNLSGLYESILDDFRSKESHCRIYQPKETLVLIGGDQISEDLKGRSISRELWGLNALRIYTGRKKAMDWKKLAEMPERERFSHEVAVLKGQLYVLGGKHYYGIHDNLNSVLRYDPLQNSWESLTEMQKDRGSFSVVVLDGMIYAIGGHCDPEYMESVERYCPTENSWSFTWPLDLPLAGHVAKAFQGKIFISGGLSSISQHLSSMFLYHPETGSTYLANMAKPRARHCMEILGERLYVAGGITSEDNMGMVDLLTCEVYNPVADSWTAFTSLSVPHVSAGGAVLGGKFYVLGGYSHEDFSETKLVHCYDPTTKRWENVGKMPGPNSDIRASVLCLPPHFRM; encoded by the exons ATGGCAGTAGTAGCTACTCTGTGCCTAGTGGGCAAGGATTTGACAGAAGCAGAAGAAATTGAGGAAGAGCAGAAAGAAGAGTATAGGGAGGCAAAGGACGCAGAGGAAAAAGGAAGATATGAGGTGGATGATGAGGTGGATGATGAGGTGGATGCGGAGGAAGACCGGCAATTGAGGAAAGGAGTGCTTGTCGAGGAGAAAAATGATGGGGAAGAGGAGCAACAGGAGCAAAGCAGAGAACATGTGAGAATAATTGAGGGTGACAACGTTGAACAAAACCAAGAAGGTTCAAGTAGAGGACACAAGACAGTCAACGAAGAAAATGAATGTTGTAACTTTGAcagaaaaaagaaggaagagaaAGGTAAGAAGTTGACAGCTGAGGAAGAAACTAGATTCCAAGTTGATCAGGAAAAGCTTCAGAAGGATAAGGCAGGGTCTACTGTGGATGAGGATGCAGAACATGCTAATTACGAAGATGTGGTGAAGATTTACTGCAACGGTGATCATCCAACAAACCTTTTCCGCACCTTGACAGAGTTCAGGGACTCTTCCCTTCTCACTGACCTTATTTTGAGCACAGAGGATGGGAAGACTTTCAACATACATTCCCCCGTCCTGGCTGCTGTTTGCTCCTATATCCGAGAGCGCCTTATTCAAAGAAATGTACATCGAGTTGATGAGAGCAAAGAACCAAGTGTCGGAGTCCAAAGGTGCATGTCCATGTCTCTGGGTCCAGAGGTGGATCACGTTGGATTAAAAGCAGTGGTGGAGTTTGCCTACACTGGACGCATTTCGTGTTTGAACATGAACACTTTGCACCAGATAAAGATGGCGGCTCAATCATTGGGTGCCCCTAGGGTTCTGGATCTCTGCAAAGAGGTAGAGGAAAAGTCCACAAAAACTGAAGGGCAGAAAAAAGAGGTAAAAATGTCGGCAGCAGAAGAAATGAAAATCAGCCTTCAGTCCATCGAACGGCTGTGCATGGAGAGAGTAGGCTGTGATGTCATTCTGGAAGCTCCAGGAGGATCTTTTCACG AGCTGGAGGTGCTGATTGACTGCTCTTACAGCGGGACTCTCCCCCTCAGCTGGACATGTGTTTTCGAGATCACCTGCACTGCTCTCCAGCTCCAATACCAACCGGCCCTCTCCTTGTGTCTAAACTTTCTGCGTCAAGAAATAAATCCTCACTCCTGCCTGGATGTGGCATCTTTTGCAGAGGCCTACGAGATGCCGCAGCTTCTTGAAGTCGCGGATGATTTCGTCCTGCTGAATTTCCAAAAGGTTGCATGCGTCTCAAAGCTCAACGACTTGTCAGCCAAAAAGCTCCTAAAGTACCTGAAGAGTCCGTCACTCTGTGTTTCATCTGAGCTCGCTGTATTCAAAGCAGTGGTAGCATGGATCGAGGCAAATCCCAAAACAAGGTTGCCTTTTGCTAAAAGACTAATGAAAAACATCAACTTTCCCCTGATGACAGTCGAGGAATTCAAAGAGTTCAAATATCTGACCATGTGGTCCGATCACAACCTGTCAGGGCTCTATGAGTCCATTCTTGATGATTTCCGCTCCAAAGAGAGTCATTGCCGGATCTATCAACCGAAAGAGACTCTGGTCTTGATTGGAGGTGATCAGATCTCTGAAGACCTGAAGGGACGCAGCATCAGCAGAGAACTCTGGGGTTTGAATGCGCTAAGGATCTATACAGGGCGGAAAAAGGCCATGGACTGGAAAAAGTTGGCAGAGATGCCAGAGCGAGAGAGGTTCTCTCATGAGGTGGCAGTCCTCAAAGGACAACTATACGTGTTGGGAGGCAAGCACTATTACGGCATCCACGACAACCTGAACTCTGTTTTGAG GTATGACCCTCTTCAAAACAGCTGGGAGAGCCTGACTGAAATGCAGAAAGACAGAGGCTCTTTCTCTGTGGTGGTTCTGGATGGAATGATATATGCCATTGGCGGACATTGTGACCCTGAATATATGGAGAGTGTGGAACGATACTGCCCCACTGAGAACTCTTGGAG CTTCACGTGGCCCTTGGATCTGCCTCTGGCTGGCCATGTAGCAAAGGCTTTTCAAGGGAAGATATTTATCTCAGGAGGGCTGAGCAGCATCTCCCAACATCTATCATCTATGTTTCTGTACCACCCAGAGACAGGAAGCACTTATTTGGCAAACATGGCTAAACCTCGAGCCCGTCACTGCATGGAGATCCTGGGCGAGCGTCTGTATGTTGCGGGGGGAATCACTTCAGAAGATAACATGGGTATGGTTGACCTGCTAACTTGTGAGGTATACAATCCAGTGGCTGACTCCTGGACTGCCTTCACATCTCTTTCGGTGCCACATGTAAGCGCAGGAGGAGCAGTTTTGGGGGGAAAGTTTTATGTGCTGGGTGGATACAGCCATGAGGACTTCAGTGAAACTAAGTTGGTCCATTGTTATGATCCCACCACGAAGAGATGGGAGAACGTGGGTAAGATGCCTGGTCCGAACAGTGACATACGGGCCTCTGTGCTGTGTTTGCCACCACATTTCCGTATGTAA
- the LOC117464073 gene encoding kelch-like protein 33 isoform X1, with protein sequence MAVVATLCLVGKDLTEAEEIEEEQKEEYREAKDAEEKGRYEVDDEVDDEVDAEEDRQLRKGVLVEEKNDGEEEQQEQSREHVRIIEGDNVEQNQEGSSRGHKTVNEENECCNFDRKKKEEKGKKLTAEEETRFQVDQEKLQKDKAGSTVDEDAEHANYEDVVKIYCNGDHPTNLFRTLTEFRDSSLLTDLILSTEDGKTFNIHSPVLAAVCSYIRERLIQRNVHRVDESKEPSVGVQRCMSMSLGPEVDHVGLKAVVEFAYTGRISCLNMNTLHQIKMAAQSLGAPRVLDLCKEVEEKSTKTEGQKKEVKMSAAEEMKISLQSIERLCMERVGCDVILEAPGGSFHVHRVILAVCTDFFRGMFTSGMIETFKPCVTLPFLLASELEVLIDCSYSGTLPLSWTCVFEITCTALQLQYQPALSLCLNFLRQEINPHSCLDVASFAEAYEMPQLLEVADDFVLLNFQKVACVSKLNDLSAKKLLKYLKSPSLCVSSELAVFKAVVAWIEANPKTRLPFAKRLMKNINFPLMTVEEFKEFKYLTMWSDHNLSGLYESILDDFRSKESHCRIYQPKETLVLIGGDQISEDLKGRSISRELWGLNALRIYTGRKKAMDWKKLAEMPERERFSHEVAVLKGQLYVLGGKHYYGIHDNLNSVLRYDPLQNSWESLTEMQKDRGSFSVVVLDGMIYAIGGHCDPEYMESVERYCPTENSWSFTWPLDLPLAGHVAKAFQGKIFISGGLSSISQHLSSMFLYHPETGSTYLANMAKPRARHCMEILGERLYVAGGITSEDNMGMVDLLTCEVYNPVADSWTAFTSLSVPHVSAGGAVLGGKFYVLGGYSHEDFSETKLVHCYDPTTKRWENVGKMPGPNSDIRASVLCLPPHFRM encoded by the exons ATGGCAGTAGTAGCTACTCTGTGCCTAGTGGGCAAGGATTTGACAGAAGCAGAAGAAATTGAGGAAGAGCAGAAAGAAGAGTATAGGGAGGCAAAGGACGCAGAGGAAAAAGGAAGATATGAGGTGGATGATGAGGTGGATGATGAGGTGGATGCGGAGGAAGACCGGCAATTGAGGAAAGGAGTGCTTGTCGAGGAGAAAAATGATGGGGAAGAGGAGCAACAGGAGCAAAGCAGAGAACATGTGAGAATAATTGAGGGTGACAACGTTGAACAAAACCAAGAAGGTTCAAGTAGAGGACACAAGACAGTCAACGAAGAAAATGAATGTTGTAACTTTGAcagaaaaaagaaggaagagaaAGGTAAGAAGTTGACAGCTGAGGAAGAAACTAGATTCCAAGTTGATCAGGAAAAGCTTCAGAAGGATAAGGCAGGGTCTACTGTGGATGAGGATGCAGAACATGCTAATTACGAAGATGTGGTGAAGATTTACTGCAACGGTGATCATCCAACAAACCTTTTCCGCACCTTGACAGAGTTCAGGGACTCTTCCCTTCTCACTGACCTTATTTTGAGCACAGAGGATGGGAAGACTTTCAACATACATTCCCCCGTCCTGGCTGCTGTTTGCTCCTATATCCGAGAGCGCCTTATTCAAAGAAATGTACATCGAGTTGATGAGAGCAAAGAACCAAGTGTCGGAGTCCAAAGGTGCATGTCCATGTCTCTGGGTCCAGAGGTGGATCACGTTGGATTAAAAGCAGTGGTGGAGTTTGCCTACACTGGACGCATTTCGTGTTTGAACATGAACACTTTGCACCAGATAAAGATGGCGGCTCAATCATTGGGTGCCCCTAGGGTTCTGGATCTCTGCAAAGAGGTAGAGGAAAAGTCCACAAAAACTGAAGGGCAGAAAAAAGAGGTAAAAATGTCGGCAGCAGAAGAAATGAAAATCAGCCTTCAGTCCATCGAACGGCTGTGCATGGAGAGAGTAGGCTGTGATGTCATTCTGGAAGCTCCAGGAGGATCTTTTCACG TCCACAGAGTCATCCTGGCTGTGTGCACTGACTTCTTCCGTGGCATGTTCACCTCTGGGATGATCGAGACCTTTAAGCCCTGCGTGACCCTTCCTTTCCTTTTGGCTTCAGAGCTGGAGGTGCTGATTGACTGCTCTTACAGCGGGACTCTCCCCCTCAGCTGGACATGTGTTTTCGAGATCACCTGCACTGCTCTCCAGCTCCAATACCAACCGGCCCTCTCCTTGTGTCTAAACTTTCTGCGTCAAGAAATAAATCCTCACTCCTGCCTGGATGTGGCATCTTTTGCAGAGGCCTACGAGATGCCGCAGCTTCTTGAAGTCGCGGATGATTTCGTCCTGCTGAATTTCCAAAAGGTTGCATGCGTCTCAAAGCTCAACGACTTGTCAGCCAAAAAGCTCCTAAAGTACCTGAAGAGTCCGTCACTCTGTGTTTCATCTGAGCTCGCTGTATTCAAAGCAGTGGTAGCATGGATCGAGGCAAATCCCAAAACAAGGTTGCCTTTTGCTAAAAGACTAATGAAAAACATCAACTTTCCCCTGATGACAGTCGAGGAATTCAAAGAGTTCAAATATCTGACCATGTGGTCCGATCACAACCTGTCAGGGCTCTATGAGTCCATTCTTGATGATTTCCGCTCCAAAGAGAGTCATTGCCGGATCTATCAACCGAAAGAGACTCTGGTCTTGATTGGAGGTGATCAGATCTCTGAAGACCTGAAGGGACGCAGCATCAGCAGAGAACTCTGGGGTTTGAATGCGCTAAGGATCTATACAGGGCGGAAAAAGGCCATGGACTGGAAAAAGTTGGCAGAGATGCCAGAGCGAGAGAGGTTCTCTCATGAGGTGGCAGTCCTCAAAGGACAACTATACGTGTTGGGAGGCAAGCACTATTACGGCATCCACGACAACCTGAACTCTGTTTTGAG GTATGACCCTCTTCAAAACAGCTGGGAGAGCCTGACTGAAATGCAGAAAGACAGAGGCTCTTTCTCTGTGGTGGTTCTGGATGGAATGATATATGCCATTGGCGGACATTGTGACCCTGAATATATGGAGAGTGTGGAACGATACTGCCCCACTGAGAACTCTTGGAG CTTCACGTGGCCCTTGGATCTGCCTCTGGCTGGCCATGTAGCAAAGGCTTTTCAAGGGAAGATATTTATCTCAGGAGGGCTGAGCAGCATCTCCCAACATCTATCATCTATGTTTCTGTACCACCCAGAGACAGGAAGCACTTATTTGGCAAACATGGCTAAACCTCGAGCCCGTCACTGCATGGAGATCCTGGGCGAGCGTCTGTATGTTGCGGGGGGAATCACTTCAGAAGATAACATGGGTATGGTTGACCTGCTAACTTGTGAGGTATACAATCCAGTGGCTGACTCCTGGACTGCCTTCACATCTCTTTCGGTGCCACATGTAAGCGCAGGAGGAGCAGTTTTGGGGGGAAAGTTTTATGTGCTGGGTGGATACAGCCATGAGGACTTCAGTGAAACTAAGTTGGTCCATTGTTATGATCCCACCACGAAGAGATGGGAGAACGTGGGTAAGATGCCTGGTCCGAACAGTGACATACGGGCCTCTGTGCTGTGTTTGCCACCACATTTCCGTATGTAA
- the cbln11 gene encoding cerebellin 11 has protein sequence MKITLQSIEKLWLDIVGCHVILDVGGAVFYGFGQRGDIDINEWLKDKVEFIKTLEGKLKEVEGRQNGFDTLEIKLNATVDEVTRQKSEMDKLKKENEGLQTRLNATEEEVDKLKQNSAKGGPQIAFSASLANFGEIYKGPCTDKALIFKRVFSNTGNGYDPNTGIFTAPVNGVYFLSFSTYGYNTHVMGAILMKNGVSQISTYDDPSTDGSDSSSNAVVLQLDGGDKVYMELWDDGRVFDNMNGHTTFSGFLVFPA, from the exons ATGAAGATAACTCTTCAGTCCATTGAGAAGTTGTGGCTGGACATAGTGGGGTGTCACGTGATTTTAGATGTGGGCGGTGCTGTTTTCTATG GGTTTGGACAGAGAGGCGACATTGATATCAATGAGTGGCTGAAGGACAAAGTGGAATTTATCAAGACATTGGAGGGAAAACTTAAAGAGGTAGAAGGACGGCAGAATGGTTTTGACACTCTGGAGATCAAGCTCAACGCGACTGTGGACGAGGTGACGAGACAGAAGTCTGAAATGGACAAACTGAAGAAAGAGAATGAAG GCTTGCAAACAAGACTGAATGCCACAGAGGAGGAGGTTGATAAGCTAAAGCAGAACAGTGCTAAAG GTGGCCCTCAGATCGCATTCTCTGCCTCTTTGGCAAACTTTGGAGAGATTTACAAAGGACCCTGCACAGACAAGGCCCTGATTTTCAAAAGGGTCTTCTCAAACACTGGCAATGGTTATGACCCAAATACAG GAATCTTCACAGCACCAGTGAATGGTGTCTACTTCTTAAGCTTCAGTACCTATGGCTACAATACACATGTAATGGGGGCCATTTTAATGAAGAATGGCGTTAGTCAAATTTCAACCTATGATGACCCTTCAACTGACGGCTCGGACAGCAGCAGTAATGCTGTTGTTCTGCAGTTGGACGGTGGTGACAAGGTGTACATGGAACTGTGGGATGACGGCAGAGTGTTCGACAACATGAATGGACACACAACCTTCAGTGGATTTCTTGTCTTCCCTGCGTAA